A single Nicotiana tabacum cultivar K326 chromosome 5, ASM71507v2, whole genome shotgun sequence DNA region contains:
- the LOC107797415 gene encoding 3'-5' exonuclease-like, translating into MAEVYGVSFYSDQIEVTVTKNAIVVNDWILHTYHTHRRRLHKLLIGLDIEWLPYFNPKDKQPVALLQLCVGRHCLLFQLLHKDSMPGYLAQFLTNPNFTFVGVGVEGDAEKLMCDHGLFVANTVDLNRLALLHYGEYVYGKMGLKRMAKAVLGKVMEKPEKVTLSKWDAENLSYEQVEYGAIDAFVSFEIGKKLFNQMAEREKELNCHYQRFNCHCHYQPLNCHYPPRQLLQETQGMFQNLALF; encoded by the coding sequence ATGGCTGAAGTGTACGGAGTTTCTTTCTACAGTGATCAAATAGAAGTTACTGTAACGAAGAATGCAATTGTTGTTAATGACTGGATTTTGCATACTTATCATACTCATAGGCGAAGACTGCACAAACTCCTTATTGGTCTTGATATCGAGTGGCTCCCTTATTTCAATCCAAAAGACAAACAACCAGTTGCTCTTCTCCAACTTTGTGTAGGCCGACATTGCCTTCTTTTTCAACTCCTACACAAAGATTCCATGCCCGGATACCTCGCACAATTTCTGACTAACCCAAATTTCACATTCGTTGGTGTTGGGGTTGAGGGAGATGCTGAGAAGTTGATGTGTGATCACGGGCTTTTTGTGGCGAATACTGTGGATTTGAACCGACTTGCATTGTTGCATTATGGAGAATATGTGTATGGAAAGATGGGGTTGAAGAGAATGGCAAAAGCAGTACTTGGGAAAGTAATGGAAAAGCCAGAGAAGGTTACTTTGAGTAAGTGGGATGCTGAGAATTTGAGCTATGAACAAGTTGAATATGGTGCtattgatgcttttgtgtcgTTTGAGATTGGAAAGAAACTGTTTAATCAAATGGCAGAGAGAGAGAAGGAATTGAATTGCCATTATCAGCGATTCAATTGCCATTGCCATTATCAACCACTGAATTGCCACTATCCGCCTCGGCAACTGCTACAAGAGACACAAGGGATGTTTCAAAATCTTGCTCTGTTTTGA